Below is a window of Candidatus Omnitrophota bacterium DNA.
GGCAACGGATGGAATTTACCGGGAAACCTTAACCCTGGAACCTTATTCGGTCAGTATGGTGATTTTGAAACCAAAACCGCCTGAGCCGGGACCTATTTCGCAACCGCAGCCGAGTATAGAAGAGACTCAGGCGCAGACCCAGAAAGGCCAGACAGCGCAGACCGAGCCCAAGAAAGTGATCAAGGAAGAACCGCAGGCATTGGCCTCGCAACCGGAAAAGCCCATACCTCAGGAGCCGGCGGTTAACAATACTGCGGCTGTTGTAGAAGTGCCTGAGACTAAATCCCCGGACGCGGTTGTTAAGCCGGGTAACGGCGGGACCGTGGTGAATAATACCCAGGCGCAGGAAGTTATCCCGCAACCAGTCCAGAATACTACGGTAATCCAGGATAAATAAGAGAAGGTTAGTTATGGCGGACAAATCACCCGACCTGTTCGATCCGCAGGCAGCGCCAGCGCAGAAGCGGCGGGTATATACGGTCAGCGAGGTTACCCAGGGCATCAAATTGCTCTTTGAGGATTATTTCGGGCAAGTCTGGGTAGAAGGCGAGGTTTCCAATCTGCGGCCTTCTTCAGCCGGGCACCTTTATTTTTCCCTGAAGGACGAGTCCGCGGTGCTTTCCGCGGTTATATTTAACCGGGCCGCAAGGGATATTAAATTCAAGATCGAAGACGGTCAGAAGATGGTTTGTTTCGGCAACATCGATGTTTATGCCCCCCGCGGGCAATACCAGCTGATCATCGAGAAGATAGAGCCCAAAGGCGTAGGAAGCCTGCAGTTGGCCCTGGAGCAGTTAAAAGAAAAACTGGAAAAAGAAGGGTTATTCGCCCCGGCGCGAAAAAAACAAATACCTTATCTTCCGGCCAGGGTAGGGGTAGTGACCTCGCTCACCGGCGCGGCGATAAAAGATATCCTTAAAGTGCTTGACCGCAGATTCCGGGATATACATATTATTCTCAGCCCGGTAAGGGTCCAGGGGGACGGCGCAAAAGAGGATATCGCTTTGGCGATCGAGGATTTTAATGTCAGGAACGCGGGACTTTCCAGGGATGAACAGGTCGAGGTTTTAATCGTGGGTCGCGGCGGAGGAAGCATTGAAGACCTCTGGCCGTTCAATGAGGAGATCGTTGCCCGGGCGATATATAATTCCAAGATACCGGTAATATCCGCGGTAGGCCATGAGCGGGACTGGACTATCGCCGACCTGGTTTGCGATTTGCGGGCGGCTACGCCGTCGCAGGCGGCGGAATTGGTCATCCCGGAAAAAGAAAAGCTGCGCCGGGAACTGGACGGCCTGATATCCGGGCTTAAGAAAGGGCTTGAGGATACCGCGCTGGATTTCGCGCAAAAGGAAGATGACCTTATACGCCGTCTCTCTATAGCCATGGGGCATAACTGGCAGATAAATCACAACCGTTTGGACGCGGTATCAAATAAACTGGCGATTTTTAATCCGGCGACCCTGATACCGGAGTATAAGACCAGGATCGCTGATCTGGCCAGGCAGATCTATGTGCGCATGGGCCATTTCTTGAGATTGAAAGATTCCCGGTTCACCGGAATAGCCGAGAATCTCGCCAGCCTTAATCCATTGAATATCCTGGCCAGAGGCTACAGCGTGACCTTCAAGGATCCCGACGGACGGGTGATAAAGGATGCGGGGCAGGTAAATAAAGACGATATGATCAGAACCAAGGTATATAAAGGAGAGATCATCAGCAGGGTAACGCGGGTAAATTGTTCTTAGCGCACAACGATAATTTTGCAGGAGGTCTTATGCCGGAAATAAAATTCGAAGAGGCTTTGAAAAAGCTGGAAAAGATAGTTGACGAGCTGGAAAACGGCGAGCTTTCCCTGGATGATGCATTGAAAAAATACCAGGAAGGCCTGGAGCTTTCCCGGCAGTGCTCGCAGCGGTTGGACAGCGCTAAAAAGAAGATCGACATACTGGTTAAGAACAAAAAAGGCGAATTCGAGCTAAAAGGCCTGGATGAAGCCGAAATAAAAGAATAAAACAAAATGTTACTGGAAAAAATAAACTCGCCGCAGGACCTGAAGCAGTTTTCCACGGAAGAACTGATTGTTCTGGCCGCGGAAATACGGAGCAGGATCATTGAAGTTGTTTCCAAGACAGGAGGCCATATCGCTTCCAGCCTGGGAGCCGTGGATCTGACTATAGCCTTGCATTATTGCCTGAACAGCCCGAAAGACAAGATCGTTTTTGACGTGGGTCATCAGGCATACGCGCACAAGATCCTTACCGGCAGGAACAAGGATTTTGACAGCCTGCGGCAGTTCTCCGGGTTAAGCGGCTTTCCCTGCAAAGATGAATCCAGTCATGACACTTTCACCTGCGGGCATAGCTCTAATGCCGTGTCTTTGGCTTTGGGCCTGGCTTGCGCCAGGGATTGCCTGCAGCCGCAGGATTATTTTCGGGTAGCCGCGGTAATCGGCGACGGTTCCTTAAGCGGCGGGCTTTGCTTTGAGGGGTTAAATAACGCCGGGCACCTCAAAAAAGACATCTTGGTCATCCTGAATACCAATGAATTGAGCATCGCTCCTAATGTGGGGGCGATCAGCACCTATTTAAATAAACTGATCTCGCTGCCGGTATATAACCGTTTCAGGGGTTCCCTGGATAATTTTATCAAATCCCGGGTTCCCAAGGGCAGCAGGCTGTTAAAGATCGCCAACAGGTTTGAAGAGAACCTGAAAGGTTTTTTTGTCCCTGGGATGTTATTTGAGGAGTTGGGGTTTCGCTATTTCGGGCCGTTAGACGGCCATAACCTGGCGGTTTTGATCCCTTGCTTGAAGAATATCATGGGGATAAAAGGCCCGAGGCTGGTGCATGTGATCACCCGCAAAGGCAAAGGTTACCCGCCTGCGGAACAGGACCCGGTAAAATTCCATGGTGTCGGAAGGTTCGATATTCCCACAGGCAAGGCTATCTGTAAAAAAGACAGCCCTGCCAAGACTTATACGCAGGTTTTCGGGGCAAAGCTGGTTGAGATGGCGCAAAAAGACCCGAAGATTGTGGCTATAACCGCGGCTATGCCTGAAGGGACCGGTCTGGATAAATTCCGTGGATCTTTTCCGCAGCGTTTCTTTGATGTAGGTATAGCCGAGGGTCACGCGCTTTGTTTTGCCGCGGGTTTTGCCGCCGGCGGTTTTAAACCGGTGGTGGCTGTTTATTCCACATTCCTGCAGCGGGCTTACGATCAGATCATTGAAGACATCGCCTTGCAGAACCTTCCGGTGGTCCTGGCAGTTGACCGCGCCGGGATTGTAGGCGAAGACGGCGTGACCCATCAGGGCATATTCGATATTTCTTTTTTGAAGAATATCCCTAATTTTATAGTAATGGCTCCCAAAGACGCGGGGGAATTAGAAGGGATGCTGGAATTAAGTTTAACCTTGAATAAGCCGGTAGCTATCCGGTATCCCCGGGCAATAGCCGGCGCTTCGGATGTGGGGTGCTCTCCTATTAAACTCGGCGAGCCGGAGATATTAAGGACCGGCCAGGATTTTACGATAATCGCCCTGGGGAGCATGGTTGGCCCAACGCTTGCCGCGGCTGATATTTTAAGTAAGCAGGGATTTACGGGAACTGTGGTTAACGCCAGGTTTGTAAAACCTTTGGACGAAAATATCTTGAATAAGATCAGCCAACAGGCTAAAATAATTCTTACAGTGGAAGAGGGTATAATTGACGGAGGTTTCGGCAGCCGGGTCAGCGAGATATTGTCCCGGCCGGTAGTCAGGCTGGGATTATCCGATGAATTCATCCCGCACGGACGCAGGGAACTGTTGCTGGAGAAGGCCGGGTTAACCGCCGCAGGGATCAGCGCCAGTATACGGGGGCATCTTAAATAAAATGCGTAAGATAATCATTGATGCGGAGAAATGCAAGGGTTGTTTGCTTTGTATCGGTGCCTGCCCTAAAGGGTTTCTTGTCCCTTCGGGGAAGCTAAACCGCAGGGGCGACGTTTTTGTGGAATGCAAGAACGAACAGGAATGCCTGGCTTGCGGATTATGCGCGTTGATCTGCCCGGATTGCTGCATTGAGGTGTCTAAAGAATGAAGACAGATAAAAAAATATTAATGACCGGCAACGAGGCTATCGCCGAAGGCGCTATCCGGGCCGGATGTTTGTTTTACGCGGGTTATCCGATCACTCCGCAGAATGAGCTTACCGCTTACATGGCCAGGCATATGCCGGAAAATGGCAGGGTATTCATCCAGGCGGAATCAGAATTGGCTGCGATAAATATGATCTTTGGCGCATCCGCCACCGGGGTAAGGGCAATGACTTCGTCTTCCAGCCCGGGGATAAGCCTGAAGCAGGAAGGGATATCTTATCTCGCCGGGGCGGAACTGCCGGCGGTTATCGTGAATATGATGCGCGGAGGGCCGGGATTAGGCAATATTTCCCCATCCCAGGCGGATTATTTCCAGGCGACCAAGGGCGGCGGCCACGGCGATTATCATCTTATTGTGCTTGCTCCGGCTGCGGTGGAAGAGGCATATGAATTGATGTTTACCGCCTTTGACCTGGCGGATGAATATCGCGGCCCGGTGATGATCCTGGGCGACGGTATGCTCGGCCAGATGATGGAACCGATGCGGATGAAAGAACATAAGATCAATAATATAGCCAAGCCCTGGGCGCTTACCGGCTGTTCCGGCCGCAAACCGAATATCATAAGGTCGCTATACATTAAGGACGGGATCCTGGAAGAAGTTAATCTCAGGCTGCAGAAAAAATACCAACAGATCAAGGCAAAAGAGCAGCGTTGGGAAGAAGAGTTATTGGATGACGCCAAATTGATTCTGGTCTCTTATGGCGGGATGTCCAGGATCTGCCGCAGCGCGGTCAAGAATTTACGGGATAAAGGGACCAAGGCCGGGCTGCTTAGGCCGATAAGCCTTTGGCCGTTCCCGGATAAGGCCTTTGAAAAGGCGATCCGTCCGGGAGTGAAATTCCTGGTGGTGGAAATGTCGTACGGCCAGATGGTCGAAGATGTGCGCCTGGCAGTGAACGGCAAGGCCGAAGTGGCATTTATCGGCCGCTCCGGAGGCGGGATACTCTCCGAAGAGCAGATAATAAAGAAGGCCCAAGAGGTATTGAAGATAAAATGAAAAAAGTATTCAGTTATCCCAGATCGCTGCGCAACATATCCACTCATTACTGCCCAGGATGCGGGCATGGCATTGCCCATCGCCTGGTGGCGGAAGTCATAGATGAGCTGGATATCCGGGAAAAGATCATCGCCATAGCGCCTGTAGGATGCGCGGTCATCGCCTATGATTACTGGGATTTTGATTGTTCCGAGGCGGCTCACGGCCGGGCGCTGGCAGTAGCCACGGCCATGAAAAGGCTCCGGCCGGATAACATTGTTTTTACCTATCAGGGTGACGGGGATCTGGCCGCTATCGGGACAAATGAAACGATCCACGCGGCTAACCGCGGAGAAAACCTAACAGTGATATTCATCAATAACGCGGTTTACGGGATGACCGGAGGCCAGATGGCTCCGACCACGCTTTTAGGGCAGAAGACCGCTACTTCTCCTTTTGGGAGAAGGCCGGAGTTTGAAGGATATCCGTTAAAGATCTCGGAGCTGCTGGCGCAATTAACCGGGGTGAAATACGTGGAGCGCGTTTCCGTATTTTCCAGCCAGGAAGTGATAAAGGCGCGGCAGGCGGTAAAGACCGCTTTTCAGAACCAGGTTAACAATGTAGGGTTTTCCCTTGTGGAGATACTGTCTCCCTGCCCGACTTATTGGGGGATGCCTCCGAAAAAAGCGATGCAGTGGATCAGGGAAGAAATGGTCAAGGAATTTCCGTTAGGCAGGCTAAAATGACAGAAAAGATAATAATCGCCGGTTTTGGCGGCCAGGGGATCATGCTTATGGGAAAAGTCCTGGCAGAGGCCGCGATGCTCGAAGGGAAGAATGTTACCTGGCTGCCGGCTTACGGGGCTGAAGTGCGCGGCGGCACAGCTAATTGCATGGTGGTTGTTTCCGATGAGCCGATAGGCTCGCCTTTTATCGGCCGCGCGGACAGCCTGATAATCATGAATGGGCCTTCTCTTGCCCGTTTTCAAGGGAGATTAAAGGATAAAGGGCTTATAGTAATTAACAGCTCTTTGGCTCAGGCCGGGCCGGATACCAGGGGAGTTGTAGCCGGGCAACCTTTTTCAGAAATAGCCGTAAAATTAGGCGGTATAAAGGTGGCGAATATAGCCGCGTTAGGTTTTTTTGCGGCTAAGACAAAACTTATCAGCATCAAAAGCCTTAACCAGGTTATTATAGATATGACCCCGCAAGACAAGAAAGATCTTGGCGCTTTAAACCTGGCCGCGTTGTCCGCCGGAGCAAGATTGGCAGAGTAAATCCGGAACCCTATATAAAAAAAAGAAAGAGGAAAAATAAATGGTTCGAGTAAGATTTGCGCCCAGCCCTACCGGGAATTTGCATATTGGCGGAGCGCGCACCGCGCTTTTTAACTGGCTTTACGCCTGCTCCCAGAGCGGAGAGATGATCCTTAGGATCGAGGATACGGATACGCTGCGCTCTAAAAAAGAATACATCGATGAGATATTAGGCAGCCTTAAATGGCTGGGGTTTAATTGGGGCCAGGTATATTATCAGAGCCAGAGGTTCGATATCTACAGGGAATACGCCCAAAAACTTTTAAGTTCGGGCAAGGCCTATATCGAGAAAAATGAAGCCGGTAAAGAGGCGATAATTTATAAAGTGACCGGGGAAAAGGTAAAGATAAAAGACCTGATCCACGGGGAAATAGAGTTCGATACCGCAGTCATCAAAGACCAGGTCCTGATAAAATCCGACGGGACACCCACGTATAATTTTGCCTGCGTGGTCGACGACGCTTTAATGGAGATAACCCATATTATCCGCGGTGACGATCATATTTCCAACACCCCGAAACAACTGCTTATTTATGAGGCGCTGGGTTTTAACCTGCCGCAGTTCGCGCATCTGCCTCTGATCTTGGCTAAAGGCGGTGGAAGGATGTCCAAACGAAAAGGGGCGACCGCCATATCCGAGTATCGGCAGGCAGGGTATCTGCCGCAGGCCATGGTTAACTTCCTTATGCTTTTAGGCTGGGCCCCCGGAGAGAACCGGGAGATCATCGATATAAAAGAAGCTATAAAGCTCTTTGACATAAAACACGTAAACAAGACCGCTGCGGTAATGGATATGGATAAGCTCGATTGGATAAACAACCAGTATCTTAAGAACGAAGATACCGCTAAGCTGGCAGAAGAGGTTATCCCGCTTTTGATCGAGAAGGGTTTGATCGGTAAAGATAATATCGACCGGGAATATACCCGGGAAGTCCTGCGATTATTCCAGTCCAGGCTTACCGTGCTGCAGGATTTTGTGGATCGGGCGGACTCTTTCTTTGTCAACGAGGTTATCTTCGATCAGGAGGCAAAAGAGAAGTTTTTGTCACAGGACCTCTCCCGGGAATTCGGCTTGTTCACGCAGAGGCTGAGCAGTTTGGAAAAGTTCGAGATCCCTGAGATCGAAGAATGTTTCCGGAAGGCAGTCGCGGAATTGGGCATTCAATCCAAAGCGCTTATCCATCCTGTCCGTGTCGCGCTTACCGGCAAGACAGTCGGCCCCGGACTTTTCGAAGTGATTTATTGTTTAGGTAAAGGCCGTGCGGTTGAAAGATTGAGTAAATTTATAAAAAAATAAACCGGGGAAACGCGGGGTTCTTAAAACCTTTCTATATGCGTGATCCTTGAATAAACAGTTTTTATAAGCCTCAAAAATCCTTCTTTACAGCTTTCCTGAAAGCGGATATAATTAAACCCTCGGATGTTTACTGCCCTCTAGTGCAACGGCAGCACGACTGACTCTGGATCAGTTAATCGGGGTTCGAATCCCTGGGGGGCAAATAAAACAATTCTACATTTCCGTGATAAAGAAAACAACGCCATTCTTTGCGGTTTCGATAATTCTTTGCCTGATCCCCGGATTTTTTAAAGTTGCGGCGGCAAATGAAATAAGTCGGCCTCCAGGCGCCGGGGGACTAAATGTGATCCTGGTTATTATTGATGATCTAAGGGCCGATCATTTAGGATGTTATGGCTATCCTAAGCAGACCTCGCCGGCAATTGATGCGATAGCCCGGGATTCCTGCGTTTTTGAAAAAGCGTTCAGTCAGTCGGGTTATACCCTCCCCAGTACAATATCTATTTTAACCTCACTTTATCCTTCGTCCCACGGGATGTTTTATGTTTTTAAAGATGAGTTGTCCCCGGGGATAAAAACGATAGCGGAAATATTCGGAACTTACGGCTATAAGACCGCATGGTTTTCTCAATTAAAAACGCCGCATCTGGATATAAACGTCGGATTTGGCCGCGGGTTTCAGGATAAGGTTGAATTGGGCGCGGATTTTAGCGGCGGCCCGGAGCTTTTTTCCTGGCTTGAAAAGAACAGGTCGAATAATTTCTTTCTGGCAATAGATTCAAGGGCGGTACATGATTTTTACCGTTCCTTTCCGGAGCATGAAGGGGAAGTAAAAAAAGATTTTTATTTCAAATTGATCCGCCTGGCGAAATCCCCCGGAAACGCTTTTTTTGGCCCCGAAGTGGTTTCAGCGCATAAAGAACTGTTCAGGGGGAACTATAATCCGGATAAGCTCAGTAAAATGTTGGAATTAGTGGACCCGGAGAAAAGAAATAGTTTAGACCAATTCAAATGCTCTTTACTTATTCCTTGGTTGCAAAAAAAAGGACGCAGCGATCCTGAGGGCTGGATCTCTGTTTATGATGAAAGAATCCGGGCTGTTGATAACGAGCTGATAAAACCGCTGGAAGTAAAATTAAAAACATTGGGGTTGTGTGGGAAAACCGTGTTGATTATCACTGCAGACCATGGAGAGGAATTCGCAGAGCATGGTAAATATGGACATTCCAGCCTTTGGGATACGAATATTCATGTGCCGCTGATAATTAAAATTCCCGGAGGTCCGGGGGGCAAAAGGATTGAGGATCTGGCAGAAACCATTGATATTATGCCGACAGTCTTGGAATTAGCCGGAATAGCGGTCCCCTCTCAAGCCCGAGGGGTGAGTTTAGTAAATCTGATGAGAGGGGGCTCGGTTGGCGCGCCTCGCGAATATATTTTTTCCGAATTGCCCAAAAAGAAAACAATCCGTTCAAAAAAATGGAAGTTGACCGAGGGGGGCACAAGGCGGAGATTGTTCGACCTTTCTCGCGATCCCGGCGAGCAAATCGATGTCCTTAACAGGAACAGGGCGATTGCCGCTAAGATGCAAACGCGGCTAAAGCAATGGGAAGCGTCCTTGCCC
It encodes the following:
- the xseA gene encoding exodeoxyribonuclease VII large subunit — encoded protein: MADKSPDLFDPQAAPAQKRRVYTVSEVTQGIKLLFEDYFGQVWVEGEVSNLRPSSAGHLYFSLKDESAVLSAVIFNRAARDIKFKIEDGQKMVCFGNIDVYAPRGQYQLIIEKIEPKGVGSLQLALEQLKEKLEKEGLFAPARKKQIPYLPARVGVVTSLTGAAIKDILKVLDRRFRDIHIILSPVRVQGDGAKEDIALAIEDFNVRNAGLSRDEQVEVLIVGRGGGSIEDLWPFNEEIVARAIYNSKIPVISAVGHERDWTIADLVCDLRAATPSQAAELVIPEKEKLRRELDGLISGLKKGLEDTALDFAQKEDDLIRRLSIAMGHNWQINHNRLDAVSNKLAIFNPATLIPEYKTRIADLARQIYVRMGHFLRLKDSRFTGIAENLASLNPLNILARGYSVTFKDPDGRVIKDAGQVNKDDMIRTKVYKGEIISRVTRVNCS
- the xseB gene encoding exodeoxyribonuclease VII small subunit, with product MPEIKFEEALKKLEKIVDELENGELSLDDALKKYQEGLELSRQCSQRLDSAKKKIDILVKNKKGEFELKGLDEAEIKE
- the dxs gene encoding 1-deoxy-D-xylulose-5-phosphate synthase; translated protein: MLLEKINSPQDLKQFSTEELIVLAAEIRSRIIEVVSKTGGHIASSLGAVDLTIALHYCLNSPKDKIVFDVGHQAYAHKILTGRNKDFDSLRQFSGLSGFPCKDESSHDTFTCGHSSNAVSLALGLACARDCLQPQDYFRVAAVIGDGSLSGGLCFEGLNNAGHLKKDILVILNTNELSIAPNVGAISTYLNKLISLPVYNRFRGSLDNFIKSRVPKGSRLLKIANRFEENLKGFFVPGMLFEELGFRYFGPLDGHNLAVLIPCLKNIMGIKGPRLVHVITRKGKGYPPAEQDPVKFHGVGRFDIPTGKAICKKDSPAKTYTQVFGAKLVEMAQKDPKIVAITAAMPEGTGLDKFRGSFPQRFFDVGIAEGHALCFAAGFAAGGFKPVVAVYSTFLQRAYDQIIEDIALQNLPVVLAVDRAGIVGEDGVTHQGIFDISFLKNIPNFIVMAPKDAGELEGMLELSLTLNKPVAIRYPRAIAGASDVGCSPIKLGEPEILRTGQDFTIIALGSMVGPTLAAADILSKQGFTGTVVNARFVKPLDENILNKISQQAKIILTVEEGIIDGGFGSRVSEILSRPVVRLGLSDEFIPHGRRELLLEKAGLTAAGISASIRGHLK
- a CDS encoding 4Fe-4S binding protein — protein: MRKIIIDAEKCKGCLLCIGACPKGFLVPSGKLNRRGDVFVECKNEQECLACGLCALICPDCCIEVSKE
- a CDS encoding 3-methyl-2-oxobutanoate dehydrogenase subunit VorB — its product is MKTDKKILMTGNEAIAEGAIRAGCLFYAGYPITPQNELTAYMARHMPENGRVFIQAESELAAINMIFGASATGVRAMTSSSSPGISLKQEGISYLAGAELPAVIVNMMRGGPGLGNISPSQADYFQATKGGGHGDYHLIVLAPAAVEEAYELMFTAFDLADEYRGPVMILGDGMLGQMMEPMRMKEHKINNIAKPWALTGCSGRKPNIIRSLYIKDGILEEVNLRLQKKYQQIKAKEQRWEEELLDDAKLILVSYGGMSRICRSAVKNLRDKGTKAGLLRPISLWPFPDKAFEKAIRPGVKFLVVEMSYGQMVEDVRLAVNGKAEVAFIGRSGGGILSEEQIIKKAQEVLKIK
- a CDS encoding thiamine pyrophosphate-dependent enzyme; this translates as MKKVFSYPRSLRNISTHYCPGCGHGIAHRLVAEVIDELDIREKIIAIAPVGCAVIAYDYWDFDCSEAAHGRALAVATAMKRLRPDNIVFTYQGDGDLAAIGTNETIHAANRGENLTVIFINNAVYGMTGGQMAPTTLLGQKTATSPFGRRPEFEGYPLKISELLAQLTGVKYVERVSVFSSQEVIKARQAVKTAFQNQVNNVGFSLVEILSPCPTYWGMPPKKAMQWIREEMVKEFPLGRLK
- a CDS encoding 2-oxoacid:acceptor oxidoreductase family protein, coding for MTEKIIIAGFGGQGIMLMGKVLAEAAMLEGKNVTWLPAYGAEVRGGTANCMVVVSDEPIGSPFIGRADSLIIMNGPSLARFQGRLKDKGLIVINSSLAQAGPDTRGVVAGQPFSEIAVKLGGIKVANIAALGFFAAKTKLISIKSLNQVIIDMTPQDKKDLGALNLAALSAGARLAE
- the gltX gene encoding glutamate--tRNA ligase, whose protein sequence is MVRVRFAPSPTGNLHIGGARTALFNWLYACSQSGEMILRIEDTDTLRSKKEYIDEILGSLKWLGFNWGQVYYQSQRFDIYREYAQKLLSSGKAYIEKNEAGKEAIIYKVTGEKVKIKDLIHGEIEFDTAVIKDQVLIKSDGTPTYNFACVVDDALMEITHIIRGDDHISNTPKQLLIYEALGFNLPQFAHLPLILAKGGGRMSKRKGATAISEYRQAGYLPQAMVNFLMLLGWAPGENREIIDIKEAIKLFDIKHVNKTAAVMDMDKLDWINNQYLKNEDTAKLAEEVIPLLIEKGLIGKDNIDREYTREVLRLFQSRLTVLQDFVDRADSFFVNEVIFDQEAKEKFLSQDLSREFGLFTQRLSSLEKFEIPEIEECFRKAVAELGIQSKALIHPVRVALTGKTVGPGLFEVIYCLGKGRAVERLSKFIKK
- a CDS encoding sulfatase-like hydrolase/transferase, which gives rise to MILVIIDDLRADHLGCYGYPKQTSPAIDAIARDSCVFEKAFSQSGYTLPSTISILTSLYPSSHGMFYVFKDELSPGIKTIAEIFGTYGYKTAWFSQLKTPHLDINVGFGRGFQDKVELGADFSGGPELFSWLEKNRSNNFFLAIDSRAVHDFYRSFPEHEGEVKKDFYFKLIRLAKSPGNAFFGPEVVSAHKELFRGNYNPDKLSKMLELVDPEKRNSLDQFKCSLLIPWLQKKGRSDPEGWISVYDERIRAVDNELIKPLEVKLKTLGLCGKTVLIITADHGEEFAEHGKYGHSSLWDTNIHVPLIIKIPGGPGGKRIEDLAETIDIMPTVLELAGIAVPSQARGVSLVNLMRGGSVGAPREYIFSELPKKKTIRSKKWKLTEGGTRRRLFDLSRDPGEQIDVLNRNRAIAAKMQTRLKQWEASLPDYQDQEYPFDPGIGREMQERIRKTGYW